Genomic DNA from Lacipirellulaceae bacterium:
GCTGAGATCTTCACCTACCTACCTTTATGAAAGGAACTCACTTTGCAAATCCTCTTAATCAACAACGACGGAGCCGGCTTCGCCGACCATGTCGAAGTCGCCGATGGAACGACCGTTGAGACGCTCTTTCATCGCCACGTCAAACATCCCCGCTCGGAAGATTATCTCATCCGGGTCAATCGCCTGCCCGCGGCACGCGACCAAACTCTCCAGGAAGGAGACCGCGTCTCGATCACGCCTCGCAAGATCGAAGGGGCGTGCCGCAGGTAAAGCACCTCTGTCGCTGACTGTCCGACTTCGCTCGGGCGGTCAGTTTTTTACTCTCATGGCGGATCCATATCGAAAGGAGCCTTCCCATGACTTACGACCGCCAATTCATCCAAACGGCGATTGCGATTGCCGAGCTCTCCCAGCAAAGAGCAGAGCTGAGTCGTCTGTCCGCTCTGCCCACCTTTCAGTGGGAAGTCTGTCTGCGACAACAGCGGTTATTGCACCGGGCCCAGCAGCAGGGTTGGTTACTGGCCGCACGGGTCTGTCACCGCAGATATCAAGCCGCTCGCGAACAGATGGCCCACTCACTCTGCCCCGAAGGATTCACGGATGAGCGTGAGCCGACTCGTCCCGCAGAGCAACTCACCGCGAGATCCGTGCTGGGCGAACTGATCGGCCTGACCGAAGAGTTCGCGTCGGTTGCAGTCGACCTCAGGCGGCAGACGATCTCGGTGCAAACCGTTCTTATCGAACTGGAAGGAGTCGACCTGGGCCCGTTTGAGATCATTCTCGACTGGGAGCGGCTTGGCACCAATGGTCTCTCTTATCACGTCGTGGCTAGCCAGCCCAATCCGGCGGCTACCGATAGCGAAGTCACGCACCCGCATGTCTCCAGCGAGACGCTCTGTGAAGGGGAAGGGCAAGGTGTCATCAACGCAGCGCTGAAAGAGGG
This window encodes:
- a CDS encoding molybdopterin converting factor, with the translated sequence MQILLINNDGAGFADHVEVADGTTVETLFHRHVKHPRSEDYLIRVNRLPAARDQTLQEGDRVSITPRKIEGACRR